Proteins encoded by one window of Haliaeetus albicilla chromosome 21, bHalAlb1.1, whole genome shotgun sequence:
- the LOC104311648 gene encoding serpin B10: MEALNKANTSFALDFFKHECQEDGDKNILFSPLSISSALATVYLGARGNTADQMEKVLHFNKTEGARNVTTTIKMQVYSRTEEHLSNRCAWFQKTEIGKSDNIHSGFKALNFELNQPTKNYLLKSVNQLYGEKSLPFSKEYLKLAKKYYNAEPQSVDFVGAADEIRKEINSKVEHQTEGKIQNLLPPGSVDSFTRLVLINALYFKGKWATKFEAEATRQRPFRINMHTTKPVPMMYLSDKLNCTYVESVQTDVLELPYVNNDLSMFILLPSDITGLQKLERELTFENLSAWTSPELMEKMKMEVYLPRFTLEEKYDLRSTLSTMGIQDAFTKGQADFTGMSENGDLFLSQVFHKCYLEVNEEGTEAAAASSAALTSRSLGATVIFVADHPFLFFIRHNKTKSILFLGRFSSP; the protein is encoded by the exons ATGGAAGCTTTGAATAAAGCCAACACAAGCTTTGCTCTTGACTTTTTCAAACATGAGTGTCAGGAAGATGGCGACAAGAATATTTTGTTCTCCCCTTTGAGCATTTCATCTGCCCTGGCTACTGTTTATTTGGGAGCCAGAGGTAACACTGCAGATCAGATGGAAAAG GTACTTCACTTTAATAAAACTGAGGGAGCCAGAAACGTCACCACAACCATAAAAATGCAAGTCTACTCCAGAACAGAAGAACATCTATCAAATCGATGTGCTTGGTTCCAGAAG aCAGAAATTGGCAAATCGGATAATATCCATAGTGGGTTTAAAGCACTCAACTTTGAACTCAACCAACCCACTAAAAATTACCTGCTTAAAAGTGTCAACCAGTTATATGGAGAAAAATCATTGCCTTTCAGTAAG GAATACTTAAAATTAGCCAAGAAATATTACAATGCAGAGCCACAATCAGTTGACTTTGTGGGAGCAGCAGATGAAATCAGAAAAGAGATCAATTCCAAGGTCGAGCACCAGACTGAAG GTAAAATCCAAAATCTGCTGCCTCCTGGATCCGTAGATTCATTCACCAGGCTAGTCCTGATAAATGCGCTCTACTTCAAAGGAAAGTGGGCAACAAAGTTTGAAGCTGAAGCTACCAGGCAAAGGCCTTTCAGAATAAACATG CATACAACTAAACCAGTGCCCATGATGTACCTGAGTGATAAACTTAACTGTACCTACGTAGAATCAGTCCAGACTGATGTTCTTGAGCTTCCATACGTCAATAATGATCTCAGCATGTTTATCCTGCTACCAAGTGACATCACTGGCCTACAAAAG CTAGAAAGAGAATTGACTTTTGAAAACCTGTCTGCATGGACCAGCCCAGAActaatggagaaaatgaaaatggaggTTTATCTGCCCAGGTTCACTTTAGAAGAGAAATACGACCTCAGATCTACTTTGAGCACGATGGGGATACAAGATGCCTTCACTAAAGGTCAAGCTGATTTCACAGGAATGTCAGAGAATGGTGATCTGTTTTTGTCACAAGTTTTTCACAAATGTTATCTGGAAGTCAATGAAGAAGgcacagaggcagcagctgccagttCAGCAGCACTGACATCACGAAGTCTTGGTGCTACTGTTATTTTTGTGGCAGATcaccctttcctcttctttatcAGGCACAACAAGACCAAGAGTATCCTCTTCTTGGGAAGGTTCTCTTCCCCCTAG